A stretch of DNA from Erwinia aphidicola:
CATGATGCCCGTAATATTCTTTATTATTGCGCTTTGCTTTGGGGTCACCCTCGGCACGGCATTTAAAGCCGGGATGCTGGTGGGGATCGGGTTTGAAGGGGTCGGACTGGTGATTGGCCTGCTGCTGACCCATCTCGGCCCCGCTTCGCAGGCGATGGTTGAACGCATTGGCCTGCACCTGACGGTGGTCGATACCGGCTGGCCCACGGCCTCAACCATCGGCTGGGGCTCGCCGCTGATGCTGCCGGTGGTGGTCGGTTTTATTATCATCAACCTGGCGATGCTGCTGCTGAAAATCACCAAAACGGTGAATATCGATATCTTCAACTACTGGATATTCCTGCTTGTGGGTTCAGTGGTGTATGCCGGAACCGGTAATTACTGGCTTGCTGTCGGGATGACCTTCGGCATATTTATTCTGACGCTGCTGGCGGCAGATTTCACCGCGCCCTACCTGCAGAAAAATTATCACCTCAAGGGGATCTCATTCCCCCATCTTACCTGTATATGCTACGTGCCCTTTGCCATGGTCTGTAATTACCTTATTGATAAGACCCCGCTGATCAGAAAAATAAACTTCGACCCGGAAACCATTAACAAAAAGTTTGGCGTTTTTGGTGAACCGCTGACGTTAGGCTTTGTGCTGGGGTTACTGCTGGCGCTGTTGGCCGGATATGGTGCGTCGGCGGCGGTTGCGCTGGCGATTAAGGTCGCGGCGGCCATGCTGCTGCTGCCAAAAATGATCGAGATCCTGGTGCAGGGGTTGATGATCGTGCGTGATGCGGCGGAAGCAAAGCTGAAGGCGAAATTCCCCGGTCGGGATTTCTACATCGGCATGGATACGGCGTTACTGATTGGCGAACCTTCGGTGCTGGCAACCGGGCTGCTGCTTATCCCTGTGACGGTGGTGCTGTCCGTCATTCTGCCGGGCAACCGCGTGCTGCCGTTCGTTGACCTGGCGTCACTGATGTTCCTGCTGGCGATGGTCACGCCCTTCTGTAAACGCAATATGTTCCGCATGTTTATTACCGGCACGCTGATCGTCACCTGCATTTTGTACGTCGGCAGCGACATTTCCCCGGAGTACACGCAGGCGGCGCGAAACGCCAATATCCCGATCCCGGAGGGGATGTCTGAGGTAACCAATATGGTCGGGGGAGCCACCACTCCCGTCGGCTGGCTGGCAGTGAAGTTCGCGGAGCTGTTTGGCACTGCGCATTAGCGGTGAAGGATTGTGGCGGGCGGAGTGAACGTGACTGAGTTGATACGGTTGCAGGGGCAACCGTATCAACCCGGTGCCATTGATTAGTCGTACAGCCACTTCCCTGCCTTAGCCGATTCAATCAGCATCCCAAGAGTGAAGTCGGGTACAGGAGTGACTGGAAATTTCTTGAAGGGATTCCACGAAAAAGGCTCATCAGGATAGTAAGTTTCAATCATGTAACTCCTCTGTTGAACCTGGAATTCTCTAAAGAACTCGTCCATTAAATCTTCGGCTTCACCAACATCTAAGCGCATATCCGTGTCTAAATCAGTTGCGGGTGTGAGCAGCCGTTGCTTCTTTTCGTTGTTAAATAAATAAACACCGTTGTAGCGCCTTGCCAGTGCGATAACCCGCTGCTCAATATCATCGTCCATGCTTTATCGTTCCTCCCTTTTAGTGAGGGAATGGCAGCTGCACCCCCTCAATGAACCTAAAATCATAGCGATCAAATTATCAGCATTCTGGAGTTTAAAAGCGATCTCATGCCTTGGATATCGCTCCTTCCCATCTCTTGCTTTCTCGCGAATCCTGCGCAAAATCAGCTACAATCGTCCCTCTTTCTCAACAGTGGCCACCGTAAATCCCATGACCCTCAATACCTTCTGTTACCTGCTTCTGGCCTTAGCGGCGGTCGCCAGTGCGCTGCTGCCGCACCCGCTGGTGATGTGGTTGCTGCTCGCCAGCGTGCTGACGTTTGTCATCTACGGCGGGGATAAAATGGCGGCGCGCAAAAGCTGGCGCAGAGTGCCGGAGTCGACGTTGCTGGTGCTGGGACTGGCGGGGGGATGGCCGGGTGCGGTGCTTGGTCAGCAGCTGTTTCGCCATAAAACGCAGAAGCAGCCGTTTAAGCGTTACTTCTTTATTACTGTTCTGCTGAACATCGGGATGATGGTCGCGCTTTACTGGTTTTATCCGAACGTCATCAGCCTGGTGATGTGATTGAGGAAAGCTGAATGTCAGGCACAAAAAACCACCTCGCGGTGGCCAGTTTTAGTTGACCACTCCACTGGTCACTATGGAGTACCAATAAACTGGTGACTTAAAGAAGTAAAATCTGGGGGCGTTCTGCCCCCTCATTCTTTGGGATAAGAAAATTCAGCAGTGACTAAATGAGACTCTGACTTATCAGATTGGACGTCATACGCGAAGTTATAACGCTCTCCATTTGTAAACTTAAATCCAAACACAGGGAGACACTCACCTTTCGGTACATAAACAGGCTTGTCATCGAAAATCTTGTGAAGAGAATCGCTATTGTCGCTATTGATTTGAATAGCAGTAATCCGCTCCTGTGGCTCCAGTGGTGACACCACACAAACTTGATTATCTTTGATATACGTCGTGGTCGATTTTCGTTCTACCATTCGATCACCCGACCCAGGGCATCCCGTTAAGAGAAATACGACACCCAGCAGCATTATGTTTTTCATGTTTAACGCCCTTTCCCTGTTACGATTTTCTGTAGCGATTCAGTTTTCATCCAAATCTGTCCCGTTACACTGTATCGACGGTGACAAAGAGCAGACGAAGAAACTATGGTAAATTAATCTTTTTTTGAGGCCTGAGGAATGGGTATGTTTCTGAAAATACAGGATATTATTGATCTGAAGACTCTCATTGAATCCGAGCAGGTTGAGTTTAAGTTAGCTGGTGGTAAAGACGGCAAAGGTGAGTTACCAAAGGATTTCTGGCCGACCTATTCTGCTATGGCCAATGGAAGAGGTGGTTGGGTCATCCTGGGCGTCAAAGAACAGGATGGCGAATTCACGCCTGTAGGCGTAACTGACCCCCAAAAGATCAAAACTGATTTGTTCAATCAGCTGAACGATCGTGATCGTGTCAGCGCTAATGTTCTCCAGTCCGAAAAAGACGTACAGCTGGTGAACTTACAGGGCAGAGAGGTGTTAGCAATTCACATCTCTCCCGCGATAAGAAAACAAAAACCTGTCCACTTAAAAAAATCACCTTTTGGTAACACCTATCAGCGTCTACATGAAGGGGATCGCATTTGTGATGATATGACGGTTAAGCGCATGCTTGCTGAGCAGATCCACGACAGTCGTGACAATGAAGTCCTCTCCGAGCATTATGGTTTTGACGAAGATATTGATCTCGATAGCTTGAAAGTTTACCGCAACCTGCTTTCGTCAAATAATCCACAGCATCCCTATCTCGCCTGTGAACCCTTTGAGTTACTCAAGATGGTCGGTGGCTGGCGTAAAGACCGTGAAACGGGAAAGCAGGGCATCACACTTGCTGGAATTTTAATGTTTGGTAAGTGGGATGCTATTACTGCTGCCTTACCCAACTATATGTTGGATTATCAGGAGCGCCCGGAAGCCAGAACTGAACTTCGCTGGGTCGACAGGATAACCCCTGACGGTACCTGGTCAGGTAACTTATTTGATTTTTATCGTAAAGTTTATCAAAAGCTTGTTTCCGATCTTAAAGTCCCCTTTACTCTCGAGGAAGGTCAGCGTAAAACCGATACGCCTATCCACATCGCATTACGCGAAGCGTTAGTTAATACGCTGGTACACGCTGATTTTTCAGATCGGGTTTCCATCTTGATTGTTAAACGACCTGATATGTTTGGTTTTCGGAACCCAGGACTTATGCGCCTACCCCTGGAAGATGTGGTCACGGGAGGCACAAGCGACTGCCGTAATCGCCTTCTGCATCAGATGTTTCTGCTCATAGGACTGGGTGAGAAAGCCGGTTCAGGTATGCCCAAGATTTTCAGTGGCTGGAAGTCGGCTAACTGGCGAACGCCAAAGCTGTGGGAAAAACCTATCCCTGCACAGACCTTACTCGAGCTTTCTACTGCGAGCCTTATTCCACAGCACATTCTTGATGCGTTATACCGGCAATTTGGTGAAAGATTCGGGCTGCTCGATGACTTTGAACAGGTCATTATCGCAACGGCCGCCATTGAAGGCTGGGTGAATCATGAGCGCGCCTGCCAGCTGACAACTAAGCATCCACGGGAAGTTACGCTGACGTTACCACGACTGGAAAGTAAAGGCTTCCTCACTGCAGGCGGTGAGCAGAAGAGTAAACACTACACGCTGCCGGGTGTTTCGGTAATGACACCAGATGAAGTTTTCTCTCAGGGAGCAGTTAATATGCTAAGCAGCTCCACATATTACGGAGAGGGCTCCACACTTAACGAGCAGAGCTCCACATATAGTGAGGGAGGCTTGACACATAACGACATCACGCCAGAGAGCGTAGCGAAGACCAAGAGTGATATGGAGGATAGTCATCAATGCGTTGTAAGGGATGAACATGGACGCATATTAAACCGCTTTATCGACTTACCCTACATTGACTCCGTAGATCATTTGACGCAACCCTTTCGAGATATTCTGTTCACGCACGCTGCCGTACCCCGTGAAAAATTGCGTCTAGGAGACAAGGATCTGATGAAAATTGTAATCCTGACTGTGTGCCAAGGGCATTTTATTTCAGTATCTGCGCTGGGGGAAATCCTGAAACGTAACCCCAACGCACTGCGCCAGCAGTACCTGAAGCAATTGGTGGAGTGTGGTCAGCTTAAACTGGCATTTCCTCAGTATAAAAATCATTCTAAGCAAGGATACAGTACGGTTTAAGGGAGCGTTGCCATTCAACGATGGCAATGCATCAGGTTCTGTTTCATTTAATGACACCCATTACTCAAAACCGTATACCGCTTAAAATCGAACTTTCGGTATAGAAATCAGTATCCCGCAGCATGCGATATACCAACAGATACCATGCGAACAAAAAAAGAACAGATATTAAGATATCCAATTGATTTAAGGCAAAAAAAAGCCACCCTCAGGTGACTTAGTTTTTGCATATGGTGCCGAAGGCCGGAATCGAACCGGCACATCTCTCGATGGTTGATTTTGAATCAACTGCGTCTACCGATTTCGCCACTTCGGCACTGAAGGGTATGCGGAAAACGTTGTGGATTATACCGTTACCCCCTGTATACGCAACCCCATTCCGCACGTGCCGGGTGTGAGTGCTGAAAAAACACGCGCTGGGGTCAGAGAATAACGGGCCGGGCATGCCCGGCCCCTACGAAAACGGGGGGTGACAGGTGGGAGGATGGTCGAGCATAAAAACGGTCGGCAGCAGCAAAAACGGTGGGTGACAGGTGTGAGAATGGCTGACCAAAAACGGAAAACGGTGGGTGATGGGGGTATAACGGGCCGACCTTAAAAGCGGTCGGCCCCTACAAAAACAGGGCGTAGGGGGAGGTGGCGGCATGAGTTACGGAACATTCCTAAAGGAACTCAGCGCGGATAACAGGGTCCGAAAGGGAAGCTATCGTTGCAGCGCCACGGAGGGCTGCGCGCCACATCACATTGTATAGGTCACCTCATGAAAGCAGCTTCTCAGTTTGTTCTGGCACTCTCCCTCTCCACCGCCCTGTTCACCGCTGCGGCGGGGGCTGCCAGCTGGCAGGATCAGCTTAACTCGGCCGCCAGCGCGCTGGGGCAGAACGCCAACAGCAATTCCGCCTCTTCTACTACCACCACCCAGAGCGGCACCTCGCTGGGCGCGCTCACCGGGCTGCTGAACGGCGGCAGCCAGTCGCTCAGCTCCGGCACCATGACCAATGCGGCGGGCGTGCTGCAGTACTGCGTGCAGAACAACATCGTGGATAACAATGTCTCCTCGGTGAAGGATAAGCTGCTCGGCAAGCTGGGCCTTGCGGATAGCCAGAAGCAGCAGGAAACCACCGACTACAAACAGGGGCTAATGGGCCTGTTGAATACCAGCAACAACCAGCAGGTTGACCTGAAGTCGCTGGGCGATACCGCCATCGGCAAGAAGGTGAAAACCAAAGCCTGCGATCTGGTTCTCAAACAGGGTAAACAGTTTATCTCGTAACCTCTCTCTCAGGCGGTGAGGCTGTCCCCTCCCCGCCTCTCTCTGCAGTACCAGGCAAATAACCCGAGCCACATAATGCCACTTTTTAGCCCTGTAATTTACAGGGATATCTCTCATCGTAAGCCGTCGCTAAAATATTCCTCGAGGGCGTCTCCGCAAGCACTTATTACCCCATCTGGCATCGGTATGAATTGTAATTCAGCAGATTTAAAACCCCCTCACCAGCCCATACGACCCGAAACATCTTAAAAAAAACGGGTAAAACACCTCAGTCTAACTTTAAACAATCGGATAACTCACAACTTAGGATTATTCTAACCTCTTCGCGAGATATACCTTAGAAAAAGACCCCGATCTTAAATTTTGATGGCGTATATCACTGAGCTAGTGCGCAACTCTTTTAGGATTTTCTTTATTTTGATAGCATCCTTTCCAGTTCGGTTAAGCACTTTCACTCATTACTGATTTACAAGGGATGGGCGAAACATCACTTAAGCGAACAATACGGATAGCACCTGACAAGGATCGAATTATAGATTGATCGTGAGGTTGTGACTCTTTATTTCTCAGGATTTTAATATAAACAGGATGAATTATGAAAATGACTAAAGTAGTTATGGCTGCTGCTTTCACTGCTGCTCTGAGCTCTGGGGCTGCTTTTGCCGCTGATACCACCACAGGGCAGATCAAATTCGAAGGTGAACTGGTTAATACCGCCTGTGGTCTTTCTGCAAACTCCAGTCCAGTGAACGTTAATTTCTACCAGGTTCCTGTATCAGCACTGGCAAATGGCCAGCGTGCAGCCAGCGTTCAGAAAAATATTGAACTGCAGTACTGCGACACCACCATAGCGCAAAGTGCTGTTGTCACCTATAACCCAACCAGCCCAAATGCCGTTGATGACTCACTGGCAGCATTTACTTCGGGTACTGCCTCTGGCGCGGGTATCGGCCTGCTGGACAGCGCTAACCAGGAAGTTAAGTGGGGCCAGCCTACTGCATCCGTGAAGCTGGTTAACGGCACGACGACCATTCCGTTTGTTGCTTTCCTGCGTTCAGAAAAAACCACAGATACTGAGAATAATGTTGCTTACAGCCCGGTTACAGCAGGTTCTTTCGAGTCGACAATTAATTTCGAAATCGCCTACCAGTAATACGCAATAAAGATACAGTGCGGGGGGATCCCCCCGCACATTTTCACATTCGATGGCAATGCCAGGGAGAGTCAGAATGGAGATCGGCAACGCAATAAGTAGCGATGAGCGTCTCACTGCTCTTTTTTCTGCGCGCGCTGAAGCAGGAAAAAGTCAGACCCGATCGGGCCATAAACGGAAAAATAAAATATCACCACAAAAAAGAACCCCAGCAAAGAGCAGAAAAATTAAACTCAGAGCATTAAAACACTTATCATTGAGAGCGCTAGCCAATAAAAAAACACCCCGATGATATTACGGAAGGCATCTGTTTTCGGGGGGTAGGTTTACGCTATCCGTACTGAAAAGTTCGTTATGAAACGCAGAGCATTTAAACATTTTTTCCAGGATTGAAATCATGTTGGGAACTTTCAGAGTTAAATCAACCGCGGCCATTTTGCAGGCAATCAGCGTCTGCTACGCCACGGCAATATATGCTGACGATAGCGTTGAATTCAATACCGACGTGTTAGATACCGCCGATCGTACCCATATCGATTTATCTCGTTTCTCAACGGATAACTACATCTCGCCTGGCAGCTACCTGCTTGATATTCGCGTTAACGGCAAGTCGCTGGATCAGGAAAAAATTCGCTATATCGAAACCGCAAAGGGAAAAAGTGCCCAGCCCTGCATCAGCAGCAGCCTGCTGAATAAGCTGGCGCTGAAAGAAGAAGCGCGGCTGAAGGTCGCCCAGCCCTATGAGAATTGCTACTCGCTGCAAACGCTGCCGGGTGTGCAATTAAGTAACTATGCCGGTTCGCTCGACATTACCGTGCCCCAGGCATGGATGAAATACGACGATCCTGACTGGACGCCCCCCGAGCGCTGGGATAACGGCATCGCCGGGCTGATTTTTGATTACAGTCTTAACGGACAAATGACCCGACAATTCGACGACAGCCATAATTACAGCACGGTATCAGGCTACGGCCAGGCCGGCGCTAATCTTGGCGCGTGGCGTCTGCGCGGTGAGTATCAAACCAGCTATTACAGTGACAATCACCAGTTTGCTTTCGACTGGAATCAGATTTACGCCTATCGTCCCCTGCCGATGATGGCGGCCAAACTGACGCTGGGTGAAATCTCGCTCAATTCGCAGGTTTTTAGTACGGTGCGTTTTACCGGGGCAAACCTCGTCAGTGACGAACGCATGCTCCCCCCCGCCCTGCAAGGCTACGCGCCTGAAATTCAGGGAATTGCGCGCGGGAACGCCACCGTAACGGTCAGCCAGAGCGGTCGTATTATCTACCAAACCACCGTGCCTGCGGGACCGTTCAATATTCAGGACTTGCGCAGCTCGGTGCGCGGCACGCTGGACGTCCGCGTCGAAGAGCAGGACGGCTCGGTGTCTACCTTCCAGATTAATACCGCCGACATTCCCTATCTGACGCGCCCGGGATACGTACGCTACAACCTTGCCGGCGGCACGCCGTCGACTTACAGCCATAAGCTGCAGGGGCCTTCGTTCATTTCCGGGGATTTTTCCTGGGGGGTCAGTAATGCCTGGTCGTTATACGGCGGGCTGCAAACGTCTGGTGAGGAATTTTCCGCCTCCACAGTGGGCGTCGGGCGCGACCTGAGCGTGCTGGGGGCCCTTTCTGTCGATGCCACCCAATCCCTGAGTAAACAGCGTGATGGCGAGCGTCTTACCGGCACCTCCTGGAAGCTGAGCTATGCGAAAACCTTTGACGAATACCACAGTGCGATCACCTTCGCAGGCTACCGCTTTTCGCAAAAAAATTACCGAACGATGGCGCAATACCTCGACGATCGCTACCGCGACTATCAGGACTCACCGTTTTTTGGCCGTGAAAAAGAGCTGTACACCATCACCGCCAATAAAACCTTTTGGCCGGATAGCGCGGACCAGGCTACCACACTGTTTTTGTCCTACACCCATCAAAATTACTGGGAAAACAAACGCAGGGAGCGCTACGGCATGTCTGTCAGCCGCAGCTTCCGCGTGGGGGATACCAAAGGCATCAGCGCTAATCTTTCGGCATACCGCTCCGACTATCGGGGACGCACGGATGATTCTCTCGCCCTCTCGCTCTCGATCCCGATAGGTGACAGCCGGTGGGCCGGTGTGGATGTACAGAGCTATAACGGCAAGAGCAGCCCGATGGCGTCCTACACCGATAACAGCGACGCTAACAATCTGTGGCGTATCCGCAGCGGCGCCAGCCAGGACGGCAACGCCAGCGTTGACGGCTACTACCAGCGTCGTGCGCAGATGGCAGATATCAACACCAATGCCAGCTACCAGCAAAATCGCTTTGTGGCGCTAGGCACATCAGTGCGCGGCGGCTTTACCGCCACACGTCATGGCGCGGCGCTGCACAACGGCGGAGCCACCATGAACACGGCGCGGGTGATGGTCGACACCAACGGGATCGGCGGCGTGCCGCTTAATGACAAACGTTCAAGAACCAACAGTTTTGGTATTGCCGTGGTGCCGGACATCGTGAGCTACAGCAGTTTTGATACCCGCGTTGACGTTGACGCGATGGATGGCGACATCGAACCCGCCAAAGCCATTACCACCGCAACGCTGACCGAAGGGGCCATCGGCTATCAGGCTTTTGGCATGGCAAGGGGATTGAAAATCATGGCCACGCTGCGCCTGGCTGACAATAGCGTACCGCCATTTGGTGCCGAGGTTTATAACGCAGACGGTGTCAGCGTGGCGATGGTGCTGGATAACGGGCAAGCCTGGCTGGCCGGGGTCAATCCTGACGAGACGCTCAACGTGGTCTGGAATGGTAAAAATCAGTGCCGCATCGCCATGCCGTCGGATATCAACGAGCAAGCCACCAGCATGCTGCTGCCGTGCCGCTAAGCACGCACATGATGTTAATTCACAGTCATAAAAGGTCAAAAATGAGCATGAATAAATACACAACCCATTGGATGGCCGCCGTGGCGCTGAGCGTACTCAGTGGCCAGGCCGTAGCGGGTATTTCACTCGATCGGACCCGGCTGATTATTACCGAGAAAGAGGCCTCAGCTAGCGTAAATCTCTCGAATACCAGTTCAGCCATTCCTTTTCTTGCCCAGTCGTGGGTAGAGGATGAAAAGGGCAATAAGATCACGGCACCGCTGCTGGTTTTACCTCCGCTGCAGCGCATTAATGGCGGGCAAAAGGGAATTGCACGCGTCACAAAGACTTCGGGAATAGAGCAGCTGCCTAAGGACAGAGAGAGTCTGTTCTTCCTCAACGTGCGTGAGATCCCGCCGAAACCCGATAAGCCGAATACGCTGCAGCTGGCGATGCAGTCACGCATCAAGCTGTTTTACCGGCCGGCTGCCGTGATCCCAAAAAGTAAAAGCGAGGTCTGGCAGGACCAGGTGGTGTTCCAGAAAAACGGCAATCAGATAACGGCACAGAATCCGACGCCTTATTACATCACCCTTCTTGGCCTGTCGGACGATGCGAAGCGCAAACTCACCCACTTTCCAGGGATCATGATTGCGCCGAAATCCAGCCAGCAGTTTGCTATCACGGAAGCGAGCGTCAGCACCTTCTCCATGATGTACGTCAACGATTATGGCGGCCACCCGGAGCTGAAATACCGCTGTGACGGCAACACCTGTAAAGCGCTACCGCCTGCGCAGCAGGATCAGTAACCAGGTAACAGGGAGCCGACAATGCGCCACACACTTTCATCTCTGTCTCTGTTGATGATGAGCCTGACACTTCCGCTGCAGGCAGAGACGTTACGGCTGCCAGATCTTAAGGCCGGGGAGCAGACTCGCGAGGTCAACGGCATTGTCCGGTTCCACAGTCTGGATCTTACCTTGCCGTGTACGGTGATAACGCAGAGCCATATGCGGGATATTGCGCTGGGCGCAATTGACGCGGGACGTTTTCATCAGGCTGGCGATCGCAGTCAGCCGGTACACATCAGACTGAATCTGAAAAATTGCCTGAAAGGAGCCGCCGGTGCGCCAGCCCCTAACGGGGCGAAGCGGGTGGTCAGTAACAGGGCGGCCAATCCCGCGGGTGAGCGAACTATCCAGCTGATTTTTATGGGAGAGGCCGATCCCAGCAACGCGGAACTGCTGCGTATTCGCGGAACCGTGCAGGGCGCAGGCATCCGGCTGCTGGATATCAACGGCAACGCGCTGGCGTTCAATCAAACAGCCCGATCTTATCTGATCAATGCCGGAGACAGCGAGTTTGACTTTGTGGCCGCGCTGGAATCAACGGGCGGTCACGTCAGCAATGGCGAATTTAGCAGTCTGATCCGCCTGAAAATGGAGTATCTGTAATGAAAAATTCCACGCTGTTACGCCAGCCACGCTGTCGGGGCCTGCTCTCTGCTGCTGCACTGCTGCTGCCTCATTTAGCCTGGTCCGCCGAGCCTCATGGCGCCATTGAGCCGACGGCGGGCACCTATGACTACAACATCAACCTGGAAAATCAGGACATTACCGATAACCGCATAGGGGCCACTATCCCGCGCGCTTATAGCCTGAGCGGAAGCTACTCGGCCAGGGTGTTTTGCAACAGCAATATTAGCAATGCGCCTATCTACTTCTCCTCCACGGCGACGCTGCCACAGGACAGTCGCTACGCAGGCTTTCTCAAGCTCAATGACTACCTGTCCGTCAAAATTGAGATCTGGATTAGCGGCGCGCGGCGCGAGTATTTTGCCGTGCCGTTTAATAACGTTTCAAATATGTTGGCGAACAGCTGCACCGCGCCCTCCTCAAGAATAACGCCCGATATGGACTCGGGCTCGATGGGCCGCGTGACCTTTATGGTGACCAAACCCATTATTAACGGCATCAGGCTGGAGGGTACCGAGATTGCCAGGCTGTTCGGCAGCCTCGTCGCGGGTAACCAGGGCACGGTGGCCCTTTCGCGCACCAACATCAATTCCGCCATCATTACCGTTCCGGACAAGTGCATCATTAATCAGGGCACGCCTGTGGTGGTGGATTTTGGCACCATCCCCGGAACGGGCAGCAAGCTGAACGGCATTAA
This window harbors:
- a CDS encoding PTS galactitol transporter subunit IIC translates to MDIINSIISLGASVMMPVIFFIIALCFGVTLGTAFKAGMLVGIGFEGVGLVIGLLLTHLGPASQAMVERIGLHLTVVDTGWPTASTIGWGSPLMLPVVVGFIIINLAMLLLKITKTVNIDIFNYWIFLLVGSVVYAGTGNYWLAVGMTFGIFILTLLAADFTAPYLQKNYHLKGISFPHLTCICYVPFAMVCNYLIDKTPLIRKINFDPETINKKFGVFGEPLTLGFVLGLLLALLAGYGASAAVALAIKVAAAMLLLPKMIEILVQGLMIVRDAAEAKLKAKFPGRDFYIGMDTALLIGEPSVLATGLLLIPVTVVLSVILPGNRVLPFVDLASLMFLLAMVTPFCKRNMFRMFITGTLIVTCILYVGSDISPEYTQAARNANIPIPEGMSEVTNMVGGATTPVGWLAVKFAELFGTAH
- a CDS encoding DUF1493 family protein, which encodes MDDDIEQRVIALARRYNGVYLFNNEKKQRLLTPATDLDTDMRLDVGEAEDLMDEFFREFQVQQRSYMIETYYPDEPFSWNPFKKFPVTPVPDFTLGMLIESAKAGKWLYD
- a CDS encoding DUF1294 domain-containing protein, with amino-acid sequence MTLNTFCYLLLALAAVASALLPHPLVMWLLLASVLTFVIYGGDKMAARKSWRRVPESTLLVLGLAGGWPGAVLGQQLFRHKTQKQPFKRYFFITVLLNIGMMVALYWFYPNVISLVM
- a CDS encoding putative T6SS immunity periplasmic lipoprotein, which gives rise to MKNIMLLGVVFLLTGCPGSGDRMVERKSTTTYIKDNQVCVVSPLEPQERITAIQINSDNSDSLHKIFDDKPVYVPKGECLPVFGFKFTNGERYNFAYDVQSDKSESHLVTAEFSYPKE
- a CDS encoding RNA-binding domain-containing protein, whose amino-acid sequence is MFLKIQDIIDLKTLIESEQVEFKLAGGKDGKGELPKDFWPTYSAMANGRGGWVILGVKEQDGEFTPVGVTDPQKIKTDLFNQLNDRDRVSANVLQSEKDVQLVNLQGREVLAIHISPAIRKQKPVHLKKSPFGNTYQRLHEGDRICDDMTVKRMLAEQIHDSRDNEVLSEHYGFDEDIDLDSLKVYRNLLSSNNPQHPYLACEPFELLKMVGGWRKDRETGKQGITLAGILMFGKWDAITAALPNYMLDYQERPEARTELRWVDRITPDGTWSGNLFDFYRKVYQKLVSDLKVPFTLEEGQRKTDTPIHIALREALVNTLVHADFSDRVSILIVKRPDMFGFRNPGLMRLPLEDVVTGGTSDCRNRLLHQMFLLIGLGEKAGSGMPKIFSGWKSANWRTPKLWEKPIPAQTLLELSTASLIPQHILDALYRQFGERFGLLDDFEQVIIATAAIEGWVNHERACQLTTKHPREVTLTLPRLESKGFLTAGGEQKSKHYTLPGVSVMTPDEVFSQGAVNMLSSSTYYGEGSTLNEQSSTYSEGGLTHNDITPESVAKTKSDMEDSHQCVVRDEHGRILNRFIDLPYIDSVDHLTQPFRDILFTHAAVPREKLRLGDKDLMKIVILTVCQGHFISVSALGEILKRNPNALRQQYLKQLVECGQLKLAFPQYKNHSKQGYSTV
- a CDS encoding DUF2501 domain-containing protein, translating into MKAASQFVLALSLSTALFTAAAGAASWQDQLNSAASALGQNANSNSASSTTTTQSGTSLGALTGLLNGGSQSLSSGTMTNAAGVLQYCVQNNIVDNNVSSVKDKLLGKLGLADSQKQQETTDYKQGLMGLLNTSNNQQVDLKSLGDTAIGKKVKTKACDLVLKQGKQFIS
- a CDS encoding fimbrial protein, whose amino-acid sequence is MKMTKVVMAAAFTAALSSGAAFAADTTTGQIKFEGELVNTACGLSANSSPVNVNFYQVPVSALANGQRAASVQKNIELQYCDTTIAQSAVVTYNPTSPNAVDDSLAAFTSGTASGAGIGLLDSANQEVKWGQPTASVKLVNGTTTIPFVAFLRSEKTTDTENNVAYSPVTAGSFESTINFEIAYQ
- a CDS encoding fimbria/pilus outer membrane usher protein — protein: MLGTFRVKSTAAILQAISVCYATAIYADDSVEFNTDVLDTADRTHIDLSRFSTDNYISPGSYLLDIRVNGKSLDQEKIRYIETAKGKSAQPCISSSLLNKLALKEEARLKVAQPYENCYSLQTLPGVQLSNYAGSLDITVPQAWMKYDDPDWTPPERWDNGIAGLIFDYSLNGQMTRQFDDSHNYSTVSGYGQAGANLGAWRLRGEYQTSYYSDNHQFAFDWNQIYAYRPLPMMAAKLTLGEISLNSQVFSTVRFTGANLVSDERMLPPALQGYAPEIQGIARGNATVTVSQSGRIIYQTTVPAGPFNIQDLRSSVRGTLDVRVEEQDGSVSTFQINTADIPYLTRPGYVRYNLAGGTPSTYSHKLQGPSFISGDFSWGVSNAWSLYGGLQTSGEEFSASTVGVGRDLSVLGALSVDATQSLSKQRDGERLTGTSWKLSYAKTFDEYHSAITFAGYRFSQKNYRTMAQYLDDRYRDYQDSPFFGREKELYTITANKTFWPDSADQATTLFLSYTHQNYWENKRRERYGMSVSRSFRVGDTKGISANLSAYRSDYRGRTDDSLALSLSIPIGDSRWAGVDVQSYNGKSSPMASYTDNSDANNLWRIRSGASQDGNASVDGYYQRRAQMADINTNASYQQNRFVALGTSVRGGFTATRHGAALHNGGATMNTARVMVDTNGIGGVPLNDKRSRTNSFGIAVVPDIVSYSSFDTRVDVDAMDGDIEPAKAITTATLTEGAIGYQAFGMARGLKIMATLRLADNSVPPFGAEVYNADGVSVAMVLDNGQAWLAGVNPDETLNVVWNGKNQCRIAMPSDINEQATSMLLPCR
- a CDS encoding fimbrial biogenesis chaperone, with the translated sequence MNKYTTHWMAAVALSVLSGQAVAGISLDRTRLIITEKEASASVNLSNTSSAIPFLAQSWVEDEKGNKITAPLLVLPPLQRINGGQKGIARVTKTSGIEQLPKDRESLFFLNVREIPPKPDKPNTLQLAMQSRIKLFYRPAAVIPKSKSEVWQDQVVFQKNGNQITAQNPTPYYITLLGLSDDAKRKLTHFPGIMIAPKSSQQFAITEASVSTFSMMYVNDYGGHPELKYRCDGNTCKALPPAQQDQ
- a CDS encoding fimbrial protein; translation: MRHTLSSLSLLMMSLTLPLQAETLRLPDLKAGEQTREVNGIVRFHSLDLTLPCTVITQSHMRDIALGAIDAGRFHQAGDRSQPVHIRLNLKNCLKGAAGAPAPNGAKRVVSNRAANPAGERTIQLIFMGEADPSNAELLRIRGTVQGAGIRLLDINGNALAFNQTARSYLINAGDSEFDFVAALESTGGHVSNGEFSSLIRLKMEYL